The stretch of DNA aaaaatggataatacaagaacacatgggcatgatcaataaatgccaagtttcatactcctgagctagtatacATGGCATACTATGGTATATGCTTGTGTGAGTGTACTACTGcaacccaagtcaacaagtaatatcaaagacatcgagtagctcatcgaaaAAACAaagcaagtcacgtaaggtgtatgaaaagcacaagaaaaagcacaccatcacacgaaaatcaccaacacaatgtctccaaaccatcacacatcatccctgatattgccacccttatctttccgatagccacccgtatcactccgtgcAATAGCCACACTTATCATTCCGCCCTAACAATAATATTTGACACCCTTATCTCTATGATAGCCACTCATATCATTCCAGATAATAGCCAGCCTTATCACCCcgcccggacaataacacaatagccacccttatcactttgTACATTCAACAACGAtgaaatgccatccttatacTTTGCATAATAACGacggtaaaatgccacccttctACTCCGcgtaacaacaacggtgaaatgccacccttatactacgcataaaaataatggtgaaatgctacccttatactCCAACATAATAACAACCAAAACTACACAATAATTCACAAATGCTAACATTACAACAACACGACGTATCAACTCGTAATAcatgcccataggccacaacctttccaaagatccaataatatcaatattttcacaacaaatagcccacagctcaaacacaatgtgtataaaatctcaataacaataacaggaatgggaaagtaactcaaGAAGAAGTGACACCCTTTTTTttacacaacttcaattaaagtcgattaatgactttcgataacctcaattccaattaattgtttaaggataaactcaatagtgaaaATATTTTCATAAAATGGCAAACTTCGTCTcctagtgtatgaattaggctaataatgaaagagatggcacgaactagtactacgtctaaatgcatgagaataatccGATAACAAAAGGGATATCATGtacaacaatttcaactaagaataactccacaataaaagaaatcacataatgataaaagtgataacaacttcttataaagcatataagagcaaactcgactaataaagaatgtgacatataacgacaacttcaaataaagcatgtgataatagatatgacgaataaaagatacaacatgtgctaacaattgcAAATGAATACATGAAAGAAGACTAAGAGTCTAAATTGGTCAATTTCCGTATAtaagcccaagtacgtactcgtcaccttgcgtacatggctttcacatgacacaaaaaacacaaacgactcgaatcctaaggggtagttccaccacacaaaattaggcaaagatacttacctcaaagaagctaaaccgaTACTGTAAAATGACCTTATCATGTGAAACAATCTCTATacaactcaaatctagccaaaataacttaatatcgtAAATATAAACGAgagaaaataattctggataataaagtttcgatctttactgaaaactaaaagtcaacccaaagAGTGAACTCTGtgcctgcacctcggaacccgacgaaatttataaaatttgaataccccatttaattacgagtccaaccatactaattttatccaattcagattccgaatcgatgttcaaaacccaattattctctttaaaaaagtttttgataaaaatccccaatttcccaATCAAAATATGAATTAATTCACAAATGAACTACTTGAatcatattaaaatacaaaattaagaTTGAATACTGACCCCCATGAAAATACGAGAAGAACGCcgtaaaaatcgcctcaatcggagctctagaactcaagatatgctcaaaataccaaaagaacaCAGTCAGATTTTTTATACACAAGTATTTCCCAAAATGCCGCACCTGCGAATTTTCAGCTGTCATTTCCGCTTTTGTGAaccatttttcgcacctgcgggatcGCATATGCAGacccaacttcgcatctgcgaagcaccaactctcttctccgacactaaaatgagcataacttcCTCAtatgatgtccaaattcgacgattctttttgctatggctacgtaattacgatacggatctaatgcttcaatcaaaacaaaaattgcagctcattttcttaatatgTTACtctttatgcttgaagaaacgatgtCGAAATATAAAAACAagtgcaacacaacccaaacctatccgaaattcatccgagccccttgggaccccgtccgaacaaaccaataagtcccaaaatataacgcgGACTTgattgaggcctcaaatcacatcaaataatatcaaaactataAATCGCATCTCAAACCGAActtaataaacttatgaactttcaacttttacaactcgcaccgaatcatatcaaatcaactcggagtgacgtcaaattttgcatgcaagtctcaaatgacaaaaTAGAGCCATACCAACTCCCGGAATTaaaattcgaatccgatatcaataaagtcaactcctggccAACCTCTCAGCCTTCCAAACCTTTgacttttcaacttttgccaaaatgcatcaaatcaacctacagatctccaaatccaaatctgaatatacatctaagtccaaaatcatcatccaaaactattggaatcatcaatatACCATTCTGCAGTCgtatacataaaagtcaaactccaatcaactcttgccacttaagcttctaaaacaagaatcattcttccaaatcaatctcgaatcatccgaaaaccgaattcgaccacacacacaagtcatgATACACAATATGAAGttgcttgagaccttaagccaccgaaaaGAACGctaatctcaaaacgaccggtgggATTGTTacgttctccccctcttaaacaaacgttcgtccttgaacgtgccaagaaccctTCCGAAGTCATGAAATCATTGAATGTACTCACCATACATGTAATCGCGGGTGAtaccacatcaccccaatccacatacgactgacaacaccatctcaacttaAAATTGTTCCTTCTACCCATACtaataaaccttagaaccaaatttttcACCACCCGATCATTTCCCAAAGACTCGATTCCCACATCAACACACAgtatcagcctcaaccagctgcaaTAAATCATGCCTACACCCACGAGATATAACCACATGATGTAAAACATCatacatatgcccataacaacatctCTAACCACCATaactgcccataatcaaatccaacaccctgttccaaaccttcacaacactgacgaagatgcaagaaacatgaagatacCATGAACattcactcaaatcaacaagtcacaactaattCCACCTAGACACACACCTcacaagctaaaacccaataagcacaacacaaatatgactgaatatgcaaagagaaacacatgagagaactatcaaacaagcccgacaggaaCAACTCCATATCAGTACCATGCTATGAATTAATTCCACCAGGGAgaatcaaaacacatgaaataatcacaaggatctcatcctaaaaAAACTCTACCGCGGCACGTAGCCCGGTTCAAACACATCAAACCACATGAATAcgtgaggatcccatcctcagctctgaatcacaagtagaatacacatcacacCAATCAAAAACTACTACTAACTCAATTTTgcaaacaaaatcacaacacgtaatGGACTCCCCATACCGATAGagcatcaaaatcacaaatcgtaaccaaaccaTCCGGAAATCACACAAAAACCTAccgtaatgagtaacagaaagtcacttctagtctcatatcTCTCAATAGTGAATCAATACGAAACGATAAAGtcggctaccactatagaatatCCCAAAAGGGGTAAGCACATAAGCAGAGTACACAATCACGAAACTCACCTATATgtgaagcaagataggaggacACACCCcaataagcagaaccgaatcaaaataagaatgatgctcctATATAACAATAGAAAATATACAtttaatgacaccatctggtgcatCGACCTCATCTATACCACAGAAagcatatcaacgggtcgggcctccctcTCTAAGGCACcctctacccgcctatcctccacccctagctggacATGTAGGTGGAGTAACAAATAGAATGGAGCACATAGACTGAGTGCTATGATAAAATACGCCTCTCCCAAGTATAAGGAAatatctcatgatgtgcctagtatcaccacactcataacaacccctcggCGGGCGTGACTTCTCGTACTGagtttgtgccagataactggaataaccattgtaagaaCCACGTGTAGGTGGCGCACTTAAAGATGTCTACCCCATATGAGTACCCTTACTAATTGGAACACCACGAGTAATATGACGTGCGGGTTGGACTGGCCGACTCGCCGAGCCTCTGCCATGATAGGTCATCgctgaagagtagaatccactgaatcctccaaaacCTCGAGACCTTATGGTATCCTTATCCTCACTTCAGATACACTCTAACCTCTTGTCAATCTCCATAACCTATTGAAATGgtgtatcagtctccaactcacAAGCCATGCTAACTTTTAGACCATAACCGAGCCTctcaataaatctgcggactcgctctttGACTGTAGGAACTAAAGTAGGTGCATGGcgggataactcactgaacctgatagcatactctgacaccgtcatggtgccccGACCCAACTTCTCAAAATCTGCACACCACGCATCCCTGAGGGTTTGGGGAACAAATTCCCTcaaaaatatctctgaaaactgagcccaagtgagtggtactgcatcggctggtctaccctcctcataaacctGCCACTACTGATACACTACTCCCGAcaactgaaatatagtaaaagaaactccgctcacctccattatacccatggtgcggagaatacaatgaTATTCTTTAAAAAACACTATGTATCCTCGGTAgctatgccactgaaagtaggtagactatacctcttgaacctctcGATCCTCTTTTGCTCCCCTTATGATGCCCCCGGCCTGGCCTCAGACTaaaccagaataacaggttgtactagCACCACATCCGAAACCTAACCAATATGAGCCTGCTGCTTTAGAGTACGGGCGTTGGGAGtatgagctcctcccccaatctgcaaAGTGGCTAGTACAATGGAGATCAATCCTGCTTGagacaatgtaccaaacatgctcaggaactacgctaaagtctcttgaagtccaggggtaacaacaggcgcctctggtgcctgtcccccaatcgGAGCTACAGGCGATTCCTCAACTcttgctctgacaggtgctccagctgcggcacgtgcccctccttggcctctacctcggccctggcctctcgcTGCTCTAGCAAAGGTGACAAGTGTCTTCTCAGCTGATCCGGTAGTGTGTATCCTCGCCATCTAAAGGctcaaactttgaaatcaacaaatctTCATGACATGAATAAAAGAAATGGAGATTTTTCCTAATAGTTatgtagcttctcgaagataagtacagacatctcggtaccgatccacaagactctactaaactcgcttatgactcgtagcacttatgaacctagagctctgataccaacttatcaccatcccaattttcctccgtaggatgtcatgacgatacctagtctttaagactataTAAGCCTAACACTTATTAAATAAATTCCAAAATTCAACCAACAATTATTAAATATGAAACAGAAATTTCTATACAtagccaacaatcccaaaaccggtagtacaagtcataagctctactgagttcgcTTTAAAAACTCTAAGTACAACTATTCTGTAATAGGAATAAACTGTACACAAATAACTTctgaaggtgactccaaggcctgcgaacgcgacacaaggtataccttgaagtctccatagcAATATCTGATCCGCTATCTAACAATCCACAGActctgaagtacctggatctgcaaacaaatatatagaagtgtaatatgagtacaccacagtcggtactaagtatcaagactaaggtgtatgacaaacacaaggaaaatcacaccatTATGCAAAAATTACCAATACAATATCCAcaaaccatcacacatcatccatGTCATTGCCACTCTTATCTCTCCGATaaccacctgtatcactccgtgTACTAGCCACCCTTATAAAGCCCTGATGTGATGACCCGGCTGGTTGTcttgagagtaatagcctcgatTCCATATTAACTACTTCtctcatatctatttctgcttttGTGACTTGGCGGGAGATTCCgctttggtttttggagtgttttgggacacttagtccctaaacggaaagcttaagttttaggattcggaccgtagttagaactgtatgaagatgactccggaatggagttttatcAATTCCGTTAGCTTTgttgggtaattttgggcttagaagcgtgtccagattgtgtttttggaggtctgtagctcatataggcttgaaatggaaaaagtcaaatttttggagttttggaccgatACTAAAAtttttgataacggggtcggattccaattccgaaagttggaataggtccgtagtgttgaatatgacctatgtacaaaatttgaggtcaatcggacgtggtttggttggttttggcatcagttgtcgaatttggaagtttcaagtttctttaagtttgaattggagggtgactcgtgattttagcgttatctgatgtggtttgaaggctcgactaagttcttatggtattttaggattggtttgtatatttggttaaggtcccaggggtctcgggtgtgttttggatgcttaacgaatgaattttggacttagggaagtTGCTGAGTTTTTGCTGGTTTTggtatttcgcacctgcggaggggagaccgcaAGTGCGGGCTCGTACGTGCGGAGTAATAGGCACAAATACGGATTTTGGAGGCTtgaccaggggtcgcaggtgcgaggaagttccgcatttgtgatgcccgcagatgcgcccaAGGATTCGCAAGTGTGAAGGAAGACCGTAGAAGCGGACAGtgttccgcaggcgcgcacgcgcaggtgcggcccccacTGCCGCATATGTGGACCCATCCCTCTTAAACAATTTTTGCACATGTGAGggattttccgcagatgcggcgtcACAGGTGCGACCCATGGCCCACAAGTGCGAAGATCGCTCGGCAAAAAGGGGCAGAATCGAATGTTGAGGTTCATATTCACATATTtgatttttgagctcgggagaaggcgatttcttgagggattttcagagaaagctTTGGGGTAAAGATTCCTAActtatttttggttgtatttcattaatctatggttgttttctctatttaattaaggaatttgagtgagaaagttgTGAGAATGGGGGAAAATTCCCCAACCGATTTTCTGAGTTTtgagtgggatttagacatcggatttgaataattttggtacgagtgttCTTTTGAGCGAATGGGTGTTCTTAattggtaacttttacccgaatccgagacgtgggcccggggaggctttttgagcGATTATTcaatttcttgccttagctttgatttcgttagctagataagtttcttgtagctatatttatgctatgtaattgattttggctagatttggcccacttagagccggatattcgtgaaaaGAGCATTGTGACGGATTGATTTTAGCTTGGTTCtaggtaagtagcttgcctaaccttgtgtgggggaactccccttagggtttggtactgtttgatatgtgagcaccatgtacgtgaggtgatgagtatgtATACagactatttgttgtaaaactccattttacactaagtcataacttgttttctccttatttgaaacacactagcatatgtaactatcctgtttagactagaatagcatgcctagttgtttaactgcctatttgaactctgtacAACAcgtttagtgaaattacctgctttccttaacttgaacttagtctaaactgtaggatttcttgctgtaattgttatttcggttggttgcgctgcatatttactttgggactatagaacggtattcctggagatccccctttactgcatatttactttgggactatggaacggtattccgggagattcccctgttttgcatatttatttttggactacagaacggtattctgggagatccccatgcacatttatgtttgggactacgagacggtatctcgagaaaTCTCATATTGTTATCACTTTGTTatgagctgttgtctttcattgattatATTCCTGATCCTGTTAGATTTCCGAATTTATTTTACTgtgatattttattatatttataccagtagggccctgatctAATCtagtcactactcgaccgaggttaggcttggcacttactgggtaccgttgtggtgtactcacgccctttcctgtacatatttttcgtgtgtagatcctggttcatcttaccagcctcatcactagttacCGTCGTgactgcttattggagacttcaaggtacatatgctctagcccgcagatcctcggagtccctctctatccccttatgttcatttttccttctttctgtagaaatgatgtatagaacagttaagacttcttagtagcttgtgtcTTACGGTATTCCGGggttttggaaaattattttgtacatTTTTAGAGGTGTTAAttatatatgccgagtggcattcagttgtttattagatatttgttactgttagtatttaatgttcatgctttagtttcacttccgcaaaagtgttaggcttacctagtcgtagagactaggtgccgccaCGACGATTCATGGAGGGAGAAATTTGGTCATGACAAAttagtattagagctctaggttcatggcAGTCGTGAGTcataagccggtttattagagtctcgcggatctgTGCAGAGAcgactgtacttatcttcggggggctatggaactgttaggaacaaacatacttctttgattccttgtcgtgcgagttattggcattAAATTCTAAAATTTCTTTATTCTATTCATTCTCGCAGATGGTAAGGACCCGTACAGGAGGATCTGACGACCAGGCACCTGCGTTCCCTGCTAGAGTTGCCAGAGGCcagggccggggccggggtagagtacggccacgcggtgcagccacgcgagctgctacagaggagcccccaatagttccagctggagggaaggcaccggaggttcctattgctgcaccagccctccaggagactctagcccagttcatgagctTGTTCAGCACCTTAGtttaggctggattgattccgatagctcccgccatatttcaggccgggggaggggcatagACTCCCGTAGCCTACACTTCTGAACAGAGGGTCCAAGTTGATCAGACCCtagagttcattcctatgccgccggtagccccggttcagcatgagactaggacaaccgcttctgaggcggaacaactcagacttgagaggtactaGAAGTACCAACCACCTACCTTCAACGGATTGGCTACatatgatgctcagggttttctggaggagtgtcatcgtattctccgtactatgggcgtagcagagatgagtggggtttcttttaccacttttcaGCCTAGAGGagaagcctatcagtggtggcgtgcttatgagttgagtagtcagGATGAggaagcttcacttacatggactcagttctcggacatgtttttgagggagtatgtccctcagagcctcagggactcatggtgcgtggagtttgagcagttgctcCAGGATGCTATGaatgtgtcagagtatgcagtttgcttcagtgatttggcccgacatgcaccggccttggttgccacagttcgagagagtgttcgacgatttattgagggactccaccccagtatcaagattagtatggtcagggagctggagatggatattccttaccagcaTGTTGTGAttattgctaggagattagagggCATGATTTCCCGGGACCGAGAGGAgaaagaggccaagaggtctcgagagactggttcttattttgGAGCTCATGCCCCAATAGCccaccatggtaggggttatgtgggtcaccccattcattcagctcttccagccgccagtggtgttccagccccttttaggccccaggagccttattatgcaccgctagtatctagtgtgcctcctgctcggggtgcttttagcggccagtccagcagacctggcccgagtcagtcatAACAGCCACGCCCTTcgaggggttattttgagtgtggagacacctgccatatggtgagagattgccccagacatAAGAGGGTTGCATCTATATCGACTTCTCaaccaccacgtgctccaccgggtccttagGCCATAATTCCTGCACTAGCTACCTCCCCATTTGCTCAGCCATCTCGAGGTGGATgttggggaggtcgaggtcgccctagaggggaaggccaggCCAGGTATGATGCTCTTctggctcgtacagaggcagttactTCCAACTCTGTCATTACATGTATTgctccagtctgtcatagagatgcgtaggtattatttgacccaggctctacatattcatatgtgtcctcttattttgccccacatttgggcgtatctcgggattctttgagttcccaagagatgtcagtattgatacccctacagttgagtcagttccagtagtgagggatttcccagatgtgtttccagctaatctttcgggcatgccgcccggtagagatattgattttggcattgatttgttgccgggcactcatcccatatctattcctccgtatcgtatggctcctcctgagttgaaagagttgacaaagcagttgcaggagttgcttgataagggcttcattcggctcagtgtgtcaccttggggtgctcctgtcttgtttgtgaagaaaaatgatggttctatgcgtatgtgtattgattatcaccagttgaacatagtcacagtgaagaacatgtatgcTTTGCCTCGTAtagatgacctatttgatcagttacagggtgccaaagcattttccaagattgacttgcattcaggttatcatcagttgaagattcgggagccagatatcccgaagactgctttcaggactcggtatggccattacgagttccttgtgatgtcatttgggctgaccaatgccccaacagcctttatgcacttgatttACATTGTGTTCCGGTcctatattgattctttcatcatcatattcattgatgacattctggtgtattcccggactcgggaggatcatgagcaacacctcaggatagtgcttcagactttgagagaaaagaagttgtatgcaaaattctcaaaatatgagttctggttagattccgtggcattcttgagtcatattgtgtcgagtgaggggatcaaggtggatccgaaaaagttggaagtagtgtagagttggcccataccatccttagctacagagatccggagttttcttaggttggcggggtattactgttggtttgttgagggatttgcttttattgcagcacctatgaccaggctgacctagaagggtgcttcgtttaggtggacagaggagtgtgaagagagctttcagaagctcaagacatctttgactacaaccccagtattggtattgccttcaggttcatagtcttatatagtttattgtgatgcgtcgcgagttggcctaggcacagtgttgatgcaggaccgtaatgtgattgcctacgcgtccgtAGTggtgaaggtgcatgaaaagaactatcatgtccatgaccttgagctaacaactattattcatgccttgaagatttggttgcactatttgtacggtgttccttgtgagatctacactgatcaccggagtttgcagcatctgttcaagtagaaggatcttaatttgcgtaagaggaggtggttagagctgcttaaggattatgacattaccattttgaaccatcccgggaaggccaatgtggtggtcgatactttgagtcgtcgggcaatgagtttggggagtttagcttatctaccagcaacagagaggcctatggcattggatgttcaggccttagacaaccagtttgtgagattggatatttctgagccgagtcgagtattggcttgtgtggtctcttcatcttccctttatgatcgtatcaaggagcgtcaatatgatgacccccatatgcttgtccttaaggacacggtccagcacggtgatgctaaggaggtcactattagggatgatggcgtattgaggatgcagggcaggctatgtgtgcctaaagtAGATAGtgtatgtgagttgattcttccggaggctcatagctcgcggtactctattcatccgggagccgcgaagatgtatcaggacttgaggcaacatatTTGGTGGataaggatgaagaaggacatagtagaataTGTTGCTatatgtctaaattgccagcaagtaaatcagcgaccgggtgggttgcttcagaagatagagattccgtagtgaaaatgggagtggatcactatggacttcgttattggactcccatggactcagcgaaagtttgatgcagtttgggtgattgtggataggctgaccaagtcagctcatttcattcttgtgatgactacctattcttccgagcagctagcttgactttacattcgtgagattgtcaaacttcatggcgtaccggtatctatcatctctgaccggggcacgcagtttacatcgcggttctggagagcccTACAGCAGGAGTTGAGTAcgtgggtggagttgagcacaacttttcaccctcagacggacgggcagtttgagcgcactattcagattcttaaagatatgctccatgcgtgtgtgatggagtttggaggctCTCGGGAtccgttcttgccacttgcgaattttgcctacaacaatagttatcaatccagcattcagatggcaccgtatgaggctttgtatggtaggcggtgtcggtcccgaGTGGGtgggttcgagccgggcgaggccatattattgggtacggacttggttgaggatgccttggagaaggtgaaggtgattcaggacagacttcacacagcccagtccagatagaagagctATGCAAaccagaaggttcgcgatgttgcattcatggttggagagtgggtccTGCTTCAGATTtttcctatgaagggcgttatgaggttcgaaaagagggGAAAGCTGCGCCCAAGGTTTATTAGCCCCTTTGAGGTGTtgtggcgagttggggaggttgcttatgagctttccttaatACCCAGCCTAGCAGGacttcatccggtattccatgtttcgatgctccagaggtatcacgacgatccgtctcatgtgttggatttcagctcaatccagttggacaagga from Nicotiana tomentosiformis chromosome 11, ASM39032v3, whole genome shotgun sequence encodes:
- the LOC138901935 gene encoding uncharacterized protein; the protein is MGVAEMSGVSFTTFQPRGEAYQWWRAYELSSQDEEASLTWTQFSDMFLREYVPQSLRDSWCVEFEQLLQDAMNVSEYAGPKSYNFWRWRDAEIDQRSKFIIPKLVEKVGELESALELYESVEKPRGKNKRKGI